Proteins co-encoded in one Lasioglossum baleicum chromosome 14, iyLasBale1, whole genome shotgun sequence genomic window:
- the LOC143215581 gene encoding uncharacterized protein LOC143215581 produces the protein MDLEDRIEMLLNMMTKEPVEGDDNYSEDSEFLDSSDQSETESETDKEDDTYSDTKSTKTDDNYYSRSFYLNKFFEDIDETKKYVTLNIENDTNDDILFDNKIYRVIPMKLDEIPKSTPKPTPKLTPKLTKPSNKYHKQCIARVPRQIKNKLGK, from the exons ATGGACTTGGAGGATCGCATCGAG ATGCTGCTAAACATGATGACGAAAGAGCCCGTGGAAG GAGATGATAACTACTCTGAGGACTCGGAATTTCTTGATAGCAGCGACCAATCAGAAACGGAGAGCGAAACAGATAAAGAGGATGATACTTATTCAGATACGAAATCAACAAAAACCGACGACAATTATTACAGCCGCAGTTTTTACTTAAACAAATTCTTCGAAGACATAGACGAAACGAAAAAATACGTAACGTTAAATATCGAAAACGATACTAACGATGATATTCTGTTCGACAATAAGATCTACAGAGTTATCCCGATGAAGCTAGACGAAATACCTAAATCAACACCTAAACCAACACCTAAATTAACACCAAAATTAACAAAGCCAAGTAACAAATATCATAAGCAGTGTATCGCTCGAGTGCCGCGTCAAATCAAAAATAAACTTGGAAAATGA